The following proteins come from a genomic window of Triticum aestivum cultivar Chinese Spring chromosome 6A, IWGSC CS RefSeq v2.1, whole genome shotgun sequence:
- the LOC123127329 gene encoding uncharacterized protein: MPGCAKLNITPRKTTTTFRRPPATSGLPTRAPPDSDNPLTWTREHCRGGGGDGVPVRLWRHCRRRGCGIRAREHRRYPGVLSLCRRLRERYRSGELKRALSEAEAYAFKVELLMG, translated from the exons ATGCCTGGTTGCGCTAAGCTAAACATCACACCGCGAAAGACCACCACCACCTTCCGCCGGCCGCCGGCCACCTCCGGCCTGCCTACGCGAGCTCCTCCCGACAGTGACAACCCCCTCACCTGGACGCGGGAACACTgccgtggaggaggaggagatggagttccCGTACGATTGTGGCGCCACTGCCGTCGTCGCGGATGTGGCATCCGCGCTCGCGAGCACCGGCGGTATCCAGGCGTCCTCTCCCTCTGTCGTCGCCTCCGAG AGAGGTACCGGAGCGGCGAGCTGAAGAGGGCTCTTTCCGAGGCTGAAGCCTACGCCTTCAAG GTGGAGCTGCTCATGGGGTGA